From Myxococcales bacterium, the proteins below share one genomic window:
- the hrpA gene encoding ATP-dependent RNA helicase HrpA produces the protein MVEPRAGSPAEGTVEFPEHLPITAKVPDIARAIADHPVVVVAGATGSGKTTQLPKIALAMGRGLEKVIGVTQPRRIAATSVSARIAEELGTEVGKDVGYKVRFDDKTSPATYVKVMTDGILLAEIQGDPLLSAYDTLVIDEAHERSLTIDFLLGYLRRILPQRPDLKVVVSSATLETERFSQFFGGAPVIEVEGRTFPVTVLYEPRDEDLDLGEAVAKAVHDVAALDSDGDILAFLPGEREIHEAARALETDYAVRHAVVQPLYARLTAAEQARVFAPVRGRRIVLATNVAETSLTLPGIVFVVDPGLARLSRYDARSGTTRLQIEGISQASAEQRKGRSGRVREGVCVRLFDEQSFSSRPAFTDPEIKRTGLAGVILRMKALGLGEPEEFPFLDAPDRGAWAEGYRVLEELGAIGPGRELLPLGKTLARFPVDPRIARMIVAGNELGCLREVLVVAAGLSVPDVRDRPREQAGKADEAHKKLRDERSDFVTLLRTWDYLRAAAEKGGIGLRRACREGFLSYMRVREWREVWRQLSDTVDELGLTRDTKDRGRPAATRSKETSGDTDALHRALLTGLLSRVGEYHPEPRTYVGAKQTRFLLHPSSGVAKRTPAWVMAFELVETSQLFARMVARIEPDWILEAGAHLVRRSYADPHFSPRSGKVVVRERATLYGLVVAKDRLVDYARIEPAKAREIFIEHALVRGELESRGAFVAKNAAVREAVATLRAKARASDMIADDDALFAFFDRRIPANVTCAVSFEVYRKEAEARSKDALALTLADVLVGEAAIDPHLYPDAVEIHGAKVPLSYVFDPHEDADGITAQIPESLVPQLRPGELDFTVPGWQKEQFFHLFHGLPKAIKGKLGSIPELAAECAALVVPFRGELVPRLVEVVEARTGVSVPESAFRPEEVPHYLRLTCRIVADDGKIVCTERFSRERFEAWSARARASRRDQDEARFGKKGSTSWDFGDVPEVVSRRAAGTTVKAYPVLVDRGASVDLALASSEDEARTTSRIGVRRLVALATKGQLATVLARFPRWPEPGLPSRAHAEAFREHVTARVLDHAFELDGEVALPRTAKAFDALLARGKVRLEASARDVGAVYGAAAKELEKTSLAMRSAEKHPSATLCLRDLRGQVARLASLELVSRATLVDLGHYPRYLRAAQARLGRAIADPRKDLAKGEPLVAVERALSDPRALARRPAEYAAVALDVEELRVALFAPELRPSRPVSPGELTRRAAALLA, from the coding sequence ATGGTCGAGCCTCGCGCGGGATCGCCTGCCGAAGGTACGGTCGAGTTTCCCGAACACCTCCCCATCACGGCCAAGGTGCCCGACATCGCCCGCGCGATCGCCGACCACCCCGTCGTCGTCGTCGCCGGCGCGACAGGCTCGGGGAAGACCACGCAGCTGCCCAAGATCGCGCTCGCCATGGGGCGTGGGCTCGAGAAGGTCATCGGCGTCACGCAGCCGAGGCGCATCGCCGCGACGAGTGTCTCGGCGCGCATCGCCGAGGAGCTCGGGACCGAGGTCGGAAAAGATGTGGGATACAAGGTTCGCTTCGACGACAAGACGTCGCCCGCGACGTACGTCAAGGTGATGACCGACGGCATTCTCCTCGCAGAAATCCAAGGAGATCCGCTGCTCTCGGCGTACGACACCCTCGTGATCGACGAGGCCCACGAGCGGAGCCTCACGATCGACTTCTTACTCGGGTACCTGCGGCGCATCTTGCCGCAGCGCCCCGACCTCAAGGTCGTCGTGAGCTCCGCCACCCTCGAGACCGAGCGCTTCTCGCAGTTCTTCGGGGGCGCCCCGGTGATCGAGGTCGAGGGGCGGACGTTCCCCGTGACCGTCCTCTACGAGCCTCGTGACGAGGACCTCGATCTAGGCGAGGCGGTCGCCAAGGCCGTGCACGACGTGGCGGCGCTCGACTCGGACGGCGACATCTTGGCGTTCCTCCCGGGGGAGCGTGAGATCCACGAGGCCGCACGCGCGCTCGAGACCGACTACGCCGTTCGGCACGCCGTGGTGCAGCCGCTCTACGCCCGGCTCACGGCGGCCGAGCAGGCGCGGGTCTTCGCTCCCGTGCGCGGTCGCCGGATCGTGCTCGCTACGAACGTCGCGGAGACGTCGCTCACGCTGCCCGGCATCGTCTTCGTGGTCGATCCGGGGCTCGCGAGGCTCTCGCGCTACGACGCCCGCTCGGGCACGACTCGCCTTCAAATCGAGGGCATCTCGCAGGCGAGCGCCGAGCAGCGCAAGGGGCGCTCGGGGCGCGTGCGCGAGGGCGTCTGCGTGCGTCTCTTCGACGAGCAGAGCTTCTCGTCGCGCCCGGCCTTCACCGATCCCGAGATCAAACGCACCGGCCTCGCGGGCGTCATCCTGCGCATGAAGGCCCTCGGCCTCGGCGAGCCGGAGGAGTTTCCGTTCCTCGACGCGCCCGATCGCGGGGCGTGGGCCGAGGGCTACCGGGTCCTCGAGGAGCTCGGGGCCATCGGGCCGGGGAGGGAGCTCCTCCCGCTCGGCAAGACGCTCGCGCGTTTCCCGGTCGACCCGAGGATCGCGCGCATGATCGTGGCCGGCAACGAGCTCGGGTGCCTCCGCGAGGTGCTGGTCGTGGCCGCTGGCCTCAGCGTCCCCGACGTGCGCGACAGGCCACGCGAACAGGCCGGAAAGGCCGACGAAGCCCACAAAAAGCTGCGTGATGAGAGGTCCGACTTCGTAACCCTCTTACGTACGTGGGACTACCTCCGCGCCGCGGCCGAGAAGGGCGGCATCGGGCTCCGTCGTGCGTGCCGCGAAGGCTTCCTGTCGTACATGCGCGTGCGCGAGTGGAGGGAGGTGTGGCGACAGCTCTCCGACACGGTGGACGAGCTCGGCCTCACGCGCGACACGAAGGACCGCGGACGTCCGGCGGCCACCCGCTCGAAAGAGACGTCCGGCGACACCGACGCGCTCCACCGCGCCCTCCTCACGGGGCTCCTCTCGCGTGTCGGGGAGTACCACCCGGAGCCCCGCACCTACGTCGGCGCGAAGCAGACCCGCTTCCTCCTTCACCCGAGCTCCGGTGTGGCGAAGCGCACCCCCGCGTGGGTGATGGCGTTCGAGCTCGTCGAGACCTCGCAGCTCTTCGCGCGCATGGTCGCTCGCATCGAGCCCGACTGGATCCTCGAGGCCGGCGCCCACCTCGTCCGCCGAAGCTACGCCGACCCGCATTTTTCGCCTCGATCGGGCAAGGTCGTCGTCCGAGAGCGCGCCACGCTCTACGGGCTCGTCGTCGCCAAGGACAGGCTCGTCGACTACGCGCGCATCGAGCCCGCGAAGGCCCGAGAGATCTTCATCGAGCACGCCCTCGTCCGCGGCGAGCTCGAATCACGCGGCGCGTTCGTCGCCAAGAACGCGGCCGTCCGCGAGGCGGTGGCCACCCTCCGCGCGAAGGCCCGCGCGAGCGACATGATCGCGGACGACGACGCGCTCTTCGCCTTCTTCGACCGGCGGATCCCGGCGAACGTGACGTGCGCCGTGTCGTTCGAGGTCTACCGGAAGGAGGCCGAGGCTCGTTCGAAAGACGCCCTCGCGCTGACCCTCGCGGACGTGCTCGTCGGCGAGGCCGCCATCGATCCTCACCTATACCCGGACGCGGTCGAGATCCACGGCGCGAAGGTCCCTCTCTCGTACGTCTTCGACCCGCACGAGGACGCGGACGGCATCACGGCCCAGATCCCCGAGAGCCTCGTGCCGCAGCTAAGGCCCGGGGAGCTCGACTTCACCGTACCCGGCTGGCAAAAGGAGCAGTTTTTCCACCTCTTCCACGGTCTCCCCAAGGCCATCAAAGGAAAGCTCGGATCCATCCCCGAGCTCGCTGCCGAGTGCGCGGCGCTCGTCGTCCCGTTTCGAGGCGAGCTCGTCCCGCGGCTCGTCGAGGTCGTCGAGGCGCGGACGGGCGTCTCGGTGCCCGAGTCTGCGTTTCGGCCCGAGGAGGTGCCTCACTACCTCCGGCTCACGTGCCGAATCGTCGCGGACGACGGCAAGATCGTGTGCACCGAACGGTTCTCGCGTGAGCGGTTCGAGGCGTGGTCGGCGCGAGCACGAGCATCGCGGCGCGACCAGGACGAAGCCCGCTTCGGCAAGAAGGGCTCGACGTCGTGGGACTTCGGCGACGTCCCCGAGGTCGTGAGCCGGCGCGCGGCGGGCACCACAGTGAAGGCGTATCCCGTCCTCGTCGATCGCGGCGCATCGGTCGATCTCGCGCTGGCGTCGTCGGAGGACGAGGCCCGAACGACGAGCCGCATCGGGGTGCGTCGCCTCGTCGCGCTCGCCACGAAAGGGCAGCTCGCGACGGTCCTCGCGAGGTTCCCGCGTTGGCCCGAGCCGGGGCTCCCGTCGCGCGCGCACGCGGAAGCGTTTCGGGAGCACGTGACCGCGCGTGTCCTCGATCACGCCTTCGAGCTCGACGGCGAAGTGGCGCTCCCACGCACGGCGAAGGCCTTCGATGCGCTGCTCGCTCGAGGGAAAGTACGGCTCGAGGCCTCCGCGCGGGACGTCGGAGCCGTGTACGGAGCGGCCGCGAAGGAGCTCGAGAAGACCTCGCTCGCGATGCGGAGCGCCGAAAAACACCCGAGCGCGACGTTGTGCCTCCGCGACCTCCGCGGCCAGGTCGCGAGGCTCGCCTCTCTCGAGCTCGTCTCTCGCGCGACGCTCGTGGACCTCGGTCACTACCCGCGCTACCTCCGCGCGGCGCAGGCGCGCCTCGGTCGTGCGATCGCCGACCCACGAAAGGACCTCGCCAAAGGTGAGCCCCTCGTCGCGGTCGAGCGTGCGCTCTCGGACCCCCGCGCGCTCGCCCGTCGCCCGGCCGAGTACGCTGCCGTCGCGCTCGACGTCGAAGAGCTACGTGTAGCCCTCTTCGCGCCGGAGCTCCGGCCCTCCCGCCCGGTCTCCCCGGGGGAGCTGACGAGGCGCGCGGCTGCTCTGCTCGCCTGA
- a CDS encoding aldo/keto reductase, translated as MGYRRLGRAGVKVSELSFGSWVTYGRQIDVDAAAEHMKAAYDAGVNFFDNAEVYSSGKSEEVMGAALRKLGLRRASYLVSTKFYWGLHEGPNEKNTLNRKYLMQAIDGSLARFGLDYVDLVFCHRPDKDTPLEETVRAMHDIVASGKALYWGTSEWSAEDIREAYRIADRRNLHMPVMEQPEYNLFARRRVEAEYAPLYAEVGLGTTTWSPLASGLLTGKYQSGIPSDSRAALKGYGWLEASVTDTKKLAAVEALAPIAKDLGCTLSQLAIAFCLKNPNVSTVILGASRVSQLTENLGALAVAPKLGPDVLAAIDRATLRGDLG; from the coding sequence ATGGGCTACAGGCGCCTCGGGCGCGCGGGTGTGAAGGTGAGCGAGCTCTCGTTCGGCTCGTGGGTCACGTACGGGCGGCAAATCGACGTCGACGCGGCCGCGGAGCACATGAAGGCCGCGTACGACGCGGGCGTGAACTTCTTCGACAACGCCGAGGTGTACTCGTCGGGCAAGTCCGAGGAGGTCATGGGCGCGGCGCTCCGGAAGCTCGGCCTCCGACGCGCGAGCTACCTCGTCTCGACGAAGTTCTACTGGGGCCTCCACGAAGGGCCGAACGAGAAGAACACCTTGAACCGCAAGTACCTGATGCAGGCGATCGACGGCTCGCTCGCGCGGTTCGGGCTCGACTACGTCGACCTCGTTTTTTGCCACAGGCCCGACAAGGACACGCCGCTCGAGGAGACGGTGCGCGCGATGCACGACATCGTGGCCTCCGGAAAGGCGCTCTACTGGGGGACCTCGGAGTGGTCCGCCGAGGACATTCGCGAGGCCTACCGCATCGCCGACCGGCGGAACCTCCACATGCCCGTCATGGAGCAGCCCGAGTACAACCTCTTCGCGCGCCGCCGCGTCGAGGCCGAGTACGCGCCCCTCTACGCCGAGGTAGGCCTCGGGACGACCACGTGGAGCCCGCTCGCCTCGGGCCTCCTCACGGGAAAATACCAGTCCGGAATTCCGAGCGACAGCCGCGCCGCCCTGAAGGGCTACGGCTGGCTCGAGGCGAGCGTGACCGACACGAAGAAGCTCGCCGCCGTCGAAGCGCTCGCGCCCATCGCGAAGGACCTCGGGTGCACGCTGTCGCAGCTCGCCATCGCGTTCTGTCTGAAGAACCCGAACGTGAGCACGGTCATCCTCGGCGCGAGCCGGGTCTCGCAGCTCACCGAGAACCTCGGCGCCCTCGCCGTCGCTCCAAAGCTCGGCCCCGACGTGCTCGCCGCGATCGACCGCGCGACCCTCCGCGGCGATCTCGGCTGA
- a CDS encoding protein kinase translates to MPKPTRFVPGTVVGECVLVRRIADGGMGEVHEATSPWGHVAVKLVTWGGMRGTEALARFLREGALLRELSHPGIVKVLAHGVDGRTKIPFLVLELLEGDDLDVVVGRRGPLSPELVASLGVEVSLALEHAHERGVVHRDVKPANVIVPRDPSRGRAILCDFGLSKRVGAEGSITGTGALLGTPYFMAPEQVLDSKHADVRSDVFSLAMTLYFAVTGKNPFESLEGPELVRAVCSHPVPDVRTYRRDVPEALAVALAFALHRDARARATLEELRSALLEIAEGTTGVPSAPGSRAARVGPTSRPRGLAELDTLELQKGSYSVMRSLGPNLVEAVNDEGQVVRIERLGPLVERQKDELFRELELLVGNANDALVALVDHGEAAGEHYVVSESLEDPELATYVDTRGPFTMDRGLRAVSRFVRGYGKVSSAGFVHGAIGPSTLSLRATNTKRILVLSDIGIARRIRALGAASTAKRAEDPRVDVLGVVAALHFAVVGQLPFGAQGVVADGGAARPLAVTFVAPEPAVLRALEALVRRAIQGEIPSFEALGHELRALAGDPPTG, encoded by the coding sequence ATGCCTAAGCCGACGCGGTTCGTGCCGGGGACCGTCGTCGGAGAGTGTGTTCTCGTGCGCCGCATCGCCGACGGAGGCATGGGCGAGGTCCACGAGGCGACGTCGCCGTGGGGGCACGTCGCCGTGAAGCTCGTCACGTGGGGCGGAATGCGGGGCACGGAGGCGCTCGCGAGGTTTCTCCGCGAAGGCGCGTTGCTCCGGGAGCTCTCTCACCCCGGCATCGTCAAGGTCCTCGCTCACGGCGTCGACGGGCGCACGAAGATCCCGTTCCTCGTGCTCGAGCTGCTGGAAGGCGACGATCTCGACGTCGTCGTCGGCCGTCGTGGTCCGCTCTCTCCCGAGCTCGTGGCGAGCCTCGGCGTCGAGGTGTCCCTGGCGCTGGAGCACGCGCACGAGCGCGGGGTCGTTCATCGCGACGTGAAGCCGGCCAACGTGATCGTCCCGCGCGACCCTTCGCGGGGTCGGGCCATTTTGTGCGACTTCGGGCTGTCGAAGCGCGTCGGCGCGGAGGGCTCGATCACCGGGACGGGCGCGCTGCTCGGCACGCCGTATTTCATGGCCCCGGAGCAGGTCCTCGACTCCAAACACGCCGACGTGCGATCGGACGTCTTCTCCCTGGCGATGACGCTCTACTTCGCCGTGACCGGAAAGAACCCCTTCGAGAGCCTCGAGGGCCCGGAGCTCGTGCGCGCCGTTTGCTCGCATCCCGTCCCCGACGTCCGCACCTATCGACGTGACGTGCCGGAGGCCCTCGCGGTGGCGCTCGCGTTCGCCCTCCATCGCGACGCGCGGGCGCGTGCGACTCTCGAGGAGCTCCGGAGCGCGCTCCTCGAGATCGCCGAAGGCACGACCGGTGTACCCTCGGCGCCCGGGTCACGCGCGGCGCGCGTGGGGCCGACGTCGCGCCCCCGGGGGCTCGCCGAGCTCGACACCCTCGAGCTCCAGAAGGGCTCGTACTCCGTCATGCGGTCCCTGGGGCCGAACCTGGTCGAGGCGGTGAACGACGAGGGGCAGGTCGTCCGCATCGAGCGGCTCGGCCCTCTCGTTGAACGCCAAAAAGATGAATTGTTTCGCGAGCTCGAGCTCCTCGTCGGGAACGCGAACGACGCGCTCGTCGCCCTCGTGGACCACGGCGAGGCCGCGGGTGAGCACTACGTGGTGTCCGAATCGCTCGAGGACCCCGAGCTCGCGACCTACGTCGACACCCGCGGGCCGTTCACGATGGATCGCGGCCTACGGGCCGTGTCCCGCTTCGTCCGTGGATACGGGAAGGTCTCTTCCGCGGGGTTCGTGCACGGGGCTATCGGGCCATCGACCCTCTCGCTCCGGGCGACGAACACGAAGCGCATCCTCGTCCTGTCCGACATCGGCATCGCCCGGCGCATCCGCGCTCTCGGCGCGGCCAGCACGGCGAAGCGCGCCGAAGACCCGCGGGTGGACGTGCTCGGTGTCGTCGCGGCGCTCCACTTCGCGGTCGTGGGCCAGCTGCCGTTCGGGGCCCAGGGGGTGGTCGCCGACGGCGGCGCGGCTCGCCCGCTCGCCGTGACCTTCGTGGCCCCCGAGCCCGCCGTCTTGCGAGCGCTCGAGGCGCTCGTCAGGAGGGCGATCCAAGGCGAAATTCCTTCGTTCGAGGCGCTCGGGCACGAGCTTCGGGCCCTCGCCGGCGATCCCCCGACGGGGTAG
- a CDS encoding class I SAM-dependent methyltransferase, with the protein MGLFLRAAGVGRQTLLDLNRFVRPELVHHALTRLRSFVASPPPDFQVDGLDLGRLPASFQVGEAEVDGALRELGIDYRAPADARRTGLTSGEVDCVTSSLTLEHIPLPEIRAIFAELFRVLRPGGLFASKVDMSDHFSHSDPSISPWHFLRFDERTWGLVNADMLYQNRLRASAYLDAAREAGFELVEVDRRYPRGCDPDTVELPEVHPSYTSYLDRRDLLSHKLYFVARKPG; encoded by the coding sequence ATGGGTCTCTTTCTCCGCGCAGCGGGCGTGGGGCGCCAGACGCTGCTCGACCTGAACCGCTTCGTCCGGCCCGAGCTCGTGCACCACGCGCTCACCCGGCTCCGGAGCTTCGTGGCGAGCCCTCCGCCCGACTTTCAGGTCGATGGCCTCGACCTCGGCCGCCTGCCGGCCTCGTTTCAGGTCGGGGAGGCCGAGGTGGACGGCGCCCTTCGTGAGCTCGGCATCGACTACCGCGCCCCCGCGGACGCGCGCCGGACCGGGCTCACGTCCGGAGAGGTCGACTGCGTGACGTCGAGCCTCACGTTGGAGCACATCCCGCTCCCGGAGATTCGCGCCATCTTCGCCGAGCTCTTCCGCGTCCTCCGTCCGGGTGGGCTCTTCGCATCGAAGGTCGACATGAGCGACCACTTCAGCCACTCCGACCCGTCGATCTCCCCGTGGCACTTCCTGCGGTTCGACGAGCGCACGTGGGGGCTCGTGAACGCCGACATGCTCTACCAGAACCGGCTCCGAGCGTCCGCGTACCTCGACGCGGCCCGCGAGGCCGGGTTCGAGCTCGTCGAAGTCGACAGGCGTTACCCACGCGGCTGCGACCCCGATACGGTCGAGCTCCCCGAGGTTCACCCGTCGTACACCTCGTACCTCGATCGACGGGATCTCCTTTCGCACAAGCTCTATTTCGTTGCGAGGAAGCCCGGGTAA
- a CDS encoding PD-(D/E)XK nuclease family protein: MTAPHPAPEVLVSPSARDRLDFVRDRLVSAPKDARATIVGHGLLGSNAAARGHASALSATFGVVRTTWPAFVAELSRLPLARKRLVRASTLTLEAVCARLARSLRGDLGDLVTVVDFPGLPRALLRTLSDLRLADVDAADAQLAKAPRGPTLARLLAAYEASLLELGLADTRTAIDAAISTLHGSQTGTPRPATVLVDVPLVTRAEERLFRALAASGPLTVTIPAGDRRTMAVVGRALERAEALETRPARGPLGRLATYLLADDVPAEPLDLEGRVRLGSAPGESRECVEIARQIESRARAGVPFDRMAIVLRSPETYLPHVVEALRRASLPAYFARGLRRPCPSGRALLALLDCAAEGLSARRFAEYLSLGEVPRRVDDAPPPARAGTFVPADDEVTELLAERDLRGAEVEPEGEGEDVSDWEGGTIRAPYLWERVLVEAAVIGGLERWERRLAGFVTSLRQKHASYTAEGDPRAEGALRDIEAATSLGAFALPLLRDLDALRQPGTFHAFIERIGSLATRALRRPDRAIAVLSELHPLDAEDLVSLSEVRTLLEPRLSDVREPERGRQLGRVFVGAIEDARGLSFDTVFVPGLVEKSFPKKVLEDPLFLDEARRAVSPYLATNDDRSDDERLMLRLATGAAEEMVSYSYPRVDTDAGRPRTPSFYGLEVLRVAKGHVPSHETLRRVAANASSARLGWPAPESREDAIDDAEHDLSVLAALVHEDEDKHVGAARFLLGANPHLRRALYARAYRWRRGKMVEQDGLVDVPSGTLAAAALAEHGLARRSFSPTALQHYAACPYRFYLSALLKLSPREEPSPLEELDPLQRGTLVHETQYTVLTRLRDAGLLPLDEDRLPRAGELLEACLDEVAKRHEDTLCPAIPRVWEDGLSEVRADLREWLRRTAMDSVWSPTHFELSFGLVEHDEGRDAASVKEPVALACGLRVRGSIDLVETRRSDGALRATDHKTGKVRASDGDVVKGGTILQPALYALAVESLLPGRPVVGGRLYYCTSTGDYTAVDVPLDAVTRDAVTTVVSAVDDALGRGLLPAAPAKDACKYCDYRPVCGPYEEIRVRTKRDARALPLLAKVRGLA, translated from the coding sequence GTGACCGCGCCCCACCCTGCCCCCGAGGTCCTCGTCTCCCCTTCGGCGCGCGACCGGCTCGACTTCGTCCGCGACCGGCTTGTTTCCGCTCCGAAAGACGCGCGCGCCACCATCGTCGGTCACGGTCTCCTCGGGTCCAACGCAGCAGCGAGGGGGCACGCGTCCGCGCTCTCGGCGACGTTCGGGGTCGTGAGGACGACTTGGCCCGCGTTCGTCGCCGAGCTCTCTCGCCTCCCGCTCGCTCGGAAGCGGCTCGTCCGGGCATCGACGCTCACCCTCGAGGCGGTGTGCGCACGGCTCGCGCGATCGCTCCGAGGCGACCTCGGAGACCTCGTGACCGTCGTCGATTTCCCGGGGCTCCCGCGCGCCCTCCTTCGCACATTGTCCGACCTGCGTCTCGCCGACGTCGACGCCGCGGACGCCCAGCTCGCCAAAGCTCCGCGCGGACCGACGCTCGCGAGGCTGCTCGCGGCCTACGAAGCGTCGCTGCTCGAGCTCGGCCTCGCCGACACCCGCACCGCCATCGACGCCGCGATCTCGACGCTCCACGGCTCGCAAACCGGCACCCCGCGCCCGGCGACCGTCCTCGTCGACGTACCGCTCGTGACGCGCGCGGAGGAGCGCCTCTTTCGTGCGTTGGCGGCGAGCGGGCCTCTCACGGTGACGATTCCGGCAGGTGATCGCCGCACGATGGCCGTGGTGGGGCGCGCGCTCGAACGCGCCGAAGCCCTCGAGACGCGACCGGCTCGCGGACCGCTCGGGCGCCTCGCAACCTACCTCCTCGCGGACGACGTCCCGGCCGAGCCGCTCGACCTCGAAGGCCGGGTGAGGCTCGGCTCGGCGCCGGGCGAGAGCCGCGAGTGCGTGGAAATCGCACGCCAAATCGAGTCGAGGGCGCGAGCGGGCGTCCCCTTCGATCGCATGGCGATCGTGCTGCGCAGCCCGGAGACCTACCTCCCCCACGTCGTCGAGGCGCTCCGGCGCGCGAGCCTGCCCGCCTACTTCGCACGTGGGCTACGGCGACCATGCCCGTCGGGCCGCGCGCTGCTCGCCCTTCTCGACTGCGCGGCGGAGGGCCTCTCGGCGCGGAGGTTCGCCGAGTACCTCTCGCTCGGCGAGGTACCGAGACGGGTCGACGACGCGCCCCCACCCGCGCGCGCGGGCACCTTCGTCCCCGCCGACGACGAGGTCACCGAGCTCCTCGCCGAGCGTGACCTACGCGGCGCGGAGGTCGAACCCGAAGGCGAGGGCGAGGACGTTTCCGACTGGGAGGGCGGCACGATCCGCGCCCCGTACCTTTGGGAGCGCGTGCTCGTCGAAGCCGCGGTGATCGGCGGTCTCGAGCGCTGGGAGCGCCGTCTCGCGGGCTTCGTCACGAGCCTTCGCCAGAAGCATGCATCTTACACTGCCGAGGGGGATCCACGGGCCGAGGGCGCGCTCCGCGACATCGAGGCCGCGACGAGCCTCGGGGCCTTCGCCCTCCCCCTCCTGCGCGACCTCGACGCCCTTCGGCAACCCGGGACGTTCCACGCGTTCATCGAGCGCATCGGTTCGCTCGCGACTCGGGCGCTCCGTCGCCCCGACCGCGCGATCGCCGTGCTCTCCGAGCTCCATCCCCTCGACGCCGAGGACCTGGTCTCGCTCTCGGAAGTCCGCACTCTCCTCGAGCCCCGCCTCTCCGACGTGCGCGAGCCCGAACGAGGGAGGCAGCTCGGGCGGGTGTTCGTCGGCGCGATCGAGGACGCCCGGGGGCTCTCCTTCGACACGGTGTTCGTCCCGGGCCTCGTCGAGAAGTCGTTCCCGAAGAAGGTCCTCGAAGATCCGCTCTTCCTCGACGAGGCCCGAAGGGCCGTGTCGCCCTACCTCGCCACGAACGACGATCGCTCCGACGACGAGCGCCTCATGCTTCGCCTCGCCACCGGCGCTGCGGAGGAGATGGTGTCCTACTCCTACCCACGCGTGGACACGGACGCCGGTCGCCCCCGGACACCGTCCTTCTATGGTCTCGAGGTGCTCCGGGTGGCCAAAGGTCACGTGCCGTCCCACGAGACCCTCCGCCGCGTCGCCGCCAACGCGTCCTCGGCGCGGCTCGGTTGGCCCGCGCCGGAGTCGCGCGAGGACGCCATCGACGACGCCGAGCACGATCTCTCCGTGCTCGCGGCCCTCGTCCACGAGGACGAGGACAAACACGTAGGCGCGGCGCGTTTTCTGCTCGGCGCGAACCCCCACCTGCGGCGCGCCCTCTACGCGCGCGCGTACCGGTGGCGTCGAGGCAAGATGGTGGAACAGGACGGGCTCGTGGACGTCCCCTCGGGGACCCTGGCGGCCGCGGCCCTCGCCGAGCACGGGCTCGCGCGACGGAGCTTTTCACCGACGGCTCTCCAACACTACGCCGCGTGCCCGTACCGCTTCTATCTGTCGGCGCTGCTCAAGCTATCGCCGCGCGAGGAGCCCTCGCCCCTCGAGGAGCTCGACCCGCTCCAACGGGGCACCCTCGTCCACGAGACCCAATATACGGTCCTCACGCGGCTCCGTGACGCGGGCCTCTTGCCGCTCGACGAGGACCGCCTCCCCCGCGCGGGCGAGCTGCTCGAGGCGTGCCTCGACGAGGTGGCGAAGCGCCACGAGGACACGCTCTGCCCGGCGATCCCGCGCGTGTGGGAGGACGGCCTCTCCGAGGTGCGGGCCGACCTCCGAGAGTGGCTGCGTCGCACGGCGATGGACTCCGTGTGGTCCCCCACCCACTTCGAGCTGTCGTTCGGGCTCGTCGAGCACGACGAGGGGCGCGACGCGGCGAGCGTCAAAGAGCCGGTCGCGCTCGCGTGTGGGCTTCGGGTGCGCGGCTCGATCGACCTCGTCGAGACAAGGCGAAGCGACGGCGCGCTTCGAGCGACGGACCACAAGACGGGCAAGGTCCGCGCCTCCGACGGAGACGTAGTCAAAGGTGGGACCATCCTCCAACCCGCGCTCTATGCGTTGGCCGTCGAGAGCTTGCTCCCCGGCCGGCCCGTCGTCGGCGGGCGGCTCTACTACTGCACCTCCACGGGCGATTACACGGCCGTCGATGTGCCGCTCGACGCCGTTACGCGTGATGCGGTGACGACGGTCGTCTCCGCCGTGGACGACGCGCTCGGCCGCGGTCTGCTCCCCGCCGCGCCCGCGAAGGACGCGTGCAAGTACTGTGACTATCGCCCCGTGTGCGGCCCCTACGAGGAGATCCGAGTGCGCACCAAACGAGACGCCCGCGCCTTGCCGCTCCTCGCCAAAGTGAGGGGGCTCGCATGA